A genomic segment from Sphingomonas astaxanthinifaciens DSM 22298 encodes:
- a CDS encoding tryptophan halogenase family protein, with product MKIVIVGGGSAGWMAAAALGRIMGGQWPVELVESDAIGTVGVGEATIPQIQLFNGVIGLDEAEFVARTKGSFKLGIEFVGWHGGEDARYMHAFGQVGRDLGLIAFHHYWLQARARGDRSRLEDYSQSGTAAFANRFTRDDTLPNAPLGGATYAYHFDAGLYAAFLREKAEGFGVVRHEGRITEVAQDPETGNVAAVVMEDGRRIAGDLFIDCSGFAALLIGKTMGVEFIDWSEWLPMNRALAVPCESVEPLTPYTRSTARKAGWQWRIPLQHRIGNGHVYCSDYLGDEEAAEILLANLDGKPLADPRPLRFTTGRRRECWKGNVVALGLASGFLEPLESTSIHLVQSGLKHLIDLLPHDRIDPADVAAFNAKTAFDYEAIRDFIILHYHANDRPEPFWQRCREMRIPDSLAEKIETFRAHGRIFRFNEELFTELGWLQVMTGQGIVPRSYHPLADAPGDDNVDRYLASIRELVQAKVQRMPPHRDYLNQLCGTPAEVAA from the coding sequence ATGAAGATCGTGATTGTCGGGGGGGGGTCGGCCGGCTGGATGGCCGCCGCTGCCCTCGGCCGGATCATGGGCGGCCAATGGCCCGTCGAGCTGGTAGAATCCGACGCGATCGGAACCGTCGGGGTCGGTGAAGCCACCATCCCGCAGATCCAGCTCTTCAACGGCGTGATTGGGCTCGACGAGGCCGAGTTCGTCGCCCGCACCAAGGGCAGCTTTAAGCTCGGGATCGAGTTCGTCGGCTGGCACGGCGGCGAGGACGCCCGCTATATGCACGCCTTCGGCCAGGTCGGCCGCGACCTCGGCCTCATCGCCTTCCACCATTACTGGCTGCAGGCCCGCGCGCGCGGCGACCGGAGCCGGCTCGAAGACTATTCGCAGTCGGGCACCGCGGCCTTCGCCAATCGCTTCACCCGCGACGACACCCTCCCCAATGCGCCGCTTGGCGGAGCCACCTACGCCTATCATTTCGACGCCGGCCTCTACGCCGCCTTCCTCCGCGAAAAGGCCGAGGGTTTCGGGGTGGTCCGCCACGAAGGGCGAATCACCGAGGTCGCGCAGGACCCCGAGACCGGCAACGTCGCCGCGGTCGTGATGGAGGACGGCCGGCGGATCGCGGGCGACCTCTTCATCGACTGCTCGGGCTTCGCCGCGCTGCTCATCGGCAAGACCATGGGAGTCGAGTTCATCGACTGGTCCGAATGGCTGCCGATGAACCGCGCGCTGGCGGTTCCGTGCGAGAGCGTCGAGCCGCTCACGCCTTATACCCGCTCCACGGCGCGCAAGGCCGGCTGGCAGTGGCGGATCCCGCTTCAGCACCGGATCGGCAACGGTCACGTCTATTGCAGCGACTATCTGGGCGACGAGGAGGCGGCCGAGATCCTGCTCGCCAACCTCGACGGCAAGCCGCTCGCCGACCCCCGTCCCTTGCGCTTCACCACCGGCCGGCGGCGCGAATGCTGGAAGGGCAATGTCGTCGCCTTGGGGCTTGCCAGTGGCTTCCTCGAGCCGCTGGAATCGACCTCGATCCACCTCGTGCAGTCGGGGCTGAAGCATCTCATCGACCTGCTTCCCCACGACCGCATCGACCCGGCGGACGTGGCGGCCTTCAACGCGAAGACCGCCTTCGACTATGAGGCGATCCGCGACTTCATCATCCTTCACTATCATGCCAACGACCGGCCCGAGCCCTTCTGGCAGCGCTGCCGCGAGATGCGCATCCCCGACAGCCTGGCGGAGAAGATCGAGACCTTCCGCGCGCACGGCCGGATCTTCCGCTTCAACGAAGAGCTGTTCACCGAACTCGGCTGGCTGCAGGTCATGACCGGCCAGGGAATCGTGCCCCGCTCCTACCACCCGCTCGCGGACGCGCCGGGCGACGACAATGTCGATCGCTATCTGGCCAGCATCCGTGAACTGGTGCAGGCGAAGGTGCAGCGGATGCCGCCGCACCGCGACTATCTCAATCAGCTATGCGGGACGCCCGCGGAGGTTGCTGCGTGA
- a CDS encoding glycoside hydrolase family 97 protein encodes MRFLLALLALVAAVPAFAQSPTVAQATSPSGVLKLTVTLNGEGRIGYAVSRGATPVIAESHLGFLLTDGPQLLRNFELRDTARRSVDETWQQPWGEWRNVRDRHEELALTFQEKDKLKRTLRVRFRIFDDAVAFRYEMPEQSNLKTARIAEELTQFQLVEPGEAWWAPAFESNREEYLYNHTPIDGIGTAQTPFTMKTASGLHVAIHEAALVDYSGMNIARVQGGLLKAVLTPSSSGAKVVRDTPFETPWRVILVTADAPALYRANTVFLNLNEPNKLGDVSWVRPRRYMGIWWGMHLDTQSWATGPKHGATTAYAKKMIDFAAKNGFTGLLVEGWNKGWDGDWFATGDDFSFTEATPDFDIKAVAAYGLKRGVHLIGHHETSANIAHYESQLEAGLDFAKSIGEDTIKTGYVADAGGVQAVDAEGRKTFEWHEGQVMSRHHLKVVTEAAKRHIAINAHEPIKDTGLRRTYPNWISREGQRGMEYNAWGVPKNPPGYDATLVFTRMLGGPMDFTPGILSLMGRGNTPIPSTLARQLAYYVVLYSPIQMAADLPENYEANAGAFQFIKDVATDWDDTRMLAGDVGQYAVFARKERGKPTWFMGGLTNEEGRDLDLPLTFLDAAARYRAEIYRDGDGADFRTNPRAIAIEKKELRSTDRLKLRMAPGGGFAIRLVKVGK; translated from the coding sequence ATGCGTTTCCTTCTTGCCCTGCTGGCGCTGGTCGCCGCCGTCCCCGCCTTCGCCCAGTCGCCGACGGTGGCGCAAGCGACGTCGCCCTCGGGAGTCCTGAAGCTCACGGTCACGCTCAACGGCGAGGGACGGATCGGCTATGCGGTCAGCCGCGGGGCGACCCCGGTCATTGCCGAAAGCCACCTCGGCTTCCTCCTCACCGACGGCCCGCAGCTGCTGCGCAACTTCGAGCTTCGCGACACCGCGCGGCGCAGCGTCGACGAGACCTGGCAGCAGCCGTGGGGCGAGTGGCGCAACGTGCGCGACCGCCACGAGGAGCTGGCGCTCACCTTCCAAGAGAAGGACAAGCTCAAGCGGACCCTGCGCGTGCGTTTCCGCATCTTCGATGATGCGGTCGCCTTCCGCTACGAAATGCCCGAGCAGTCCAACCTCAAGACCGCGCGGATCGCCGAGGAGCTGACCCAGTTCCAGCTGGTCGAGCCGGGCGAGGCCTGGTGGGCGCCGGCGTTCGAGAGCAACCGCGAGGAATATCTCTACAACCACACGCCGATCGACGGCATCGGCACCGCCCAGACGCCCTTCACGATGAAGACCGCGAGCGGCCTCCACGTCGCGATCCACGAGGCGGCGCTGGTCGACTATTCGGGCATGAACATCGCGCGGGTCCAGGGCGGGCTGCTGAAGGCGGTGCTGACGCCGTCGTCGAGCGGCGCCAAGGTCGTTCGCGACACGCCCTTCGAGACCCCGTGGCGCGTGATCCTGGTCACCGCCGACGCCCCCGCGCTCTACCGCGCGAACACGGTGTTTCTGAACTTAAACGAGCCCAACAAGCTCGGAGATGTGAGCTGGGTCCGCCCGCGCCGCTACATGGGTATCTGGTGGGGGATGCACCTCGACACGCAGAGCTGGGCGACCGGGCCCAAGCATGGCGCGACCACCGCTTACGCCAAGAAGATGATCGATTTCGCGGCGAAGAACGGCTTCACCGGGCTGCTGGTCGAAGGCTGGAACAAGGGCTGGGACGGCGACTGGTTCGCGACCGGCGACGACTTCTCCTTCACCGAGGCGACTCCCGATTTCGACATCAAGGCGGTCGCGGCCTACGGCCTGAAGCGCGGGGTGCATCTCATCGGGCACCACGAGACCAGCGCCAACATCGCGCACTACGAAAGCCAGCTCGAGGCCGGGCTCGATTTCGCGAAATCGATCGGCGAGGACACGATCAAGACCGGCTATGTCGCCGACGCGGGCGGCGTTCAGGCGGTGGATGCTGAGGGGCGCAAGACCTTCGAATGGCACGAGGGCCAGGTGATGAGCCGCCACCACCTCAAGGTCGTGACCGAGGCCGCCAAGCGCCACATCGCGATCAACGCGCACGAGCCCATCAAGGACACGGGCCTGCGCCGCACCTATCCCAACTGGATCAGCCGCGAAGGCCAGCGGGGCATGGAATATAACGCCTGGGGCGTGCCCAAGAACCCGCCGGGCTACGACGCGACCCTGGTGTTCACCCGGATGCTCGGCGGGCCGATGGACTTCACCCCCGGCATCCTCAGCCTGATGGGCCGCGGCAACACGCCGATCCCGTCGACGCTTGCACGTCAGCTGGCCTATTACGTCGTGCTCTATTCGCCGATCCAGATGGCCGCCGACCTGCCCGAAAATTACGAGGCCAATGCCGGCGCGTTCCAGTTCATCAAGGATGTCGCGACCGACTGGGACGACACGCGGATGCTGGCGGGCGACGTCGGACAATATGCGGTGTTCGCGCGCAAGGAGCGCGGAAAGCCGACCTGGTTCATGGGCGGCCTCACCAACGAGGAAGGCCGCGACCTCGACCTGCCGCTGACCTTCCTCGATGCCGCCGCGCGCTACCGGGCCGAAATCTATCGCGACGGCGATGGTGCCGACTTCCGCACCAACCCTCGCGCCATTGCGATCGAGAAGAAGGAGCTGCGCAGCACCGACCGGCTCAAGCTCCGGATGGCGCCGGGCGGCGGCTTCGCGATCCGGCTGGTCAAGGTCGGCAAGTGA
- the zwf gene encoding glucose-6-phosphate dehydrogenase: MPDKATTLILFGATGDLAARMLLPSLYGLVLDDLLPPSLRIVATARSAHDDASFRALARTALAEHVPAAFFDEAAADRFLERVTYVTLDATDAAGYQRLAEAAGTPGETAIFLSTAPSLFKPTIDNLAAVGLAGDHVRLALEKPLGSDLASSREINDAVASAFPEERTFRIDHYLGKETVQNLLALRFANLLFEPVWSSNHIDHVQITVSETIGLEGRGDYYDGAGALRDMVQNHMLQLLALVAMEPPSAFDATAVRDEKVKVLRSLRPMRVEDSVTGQYGSGAVTGKPVGSYVEDLGRASETETFVALKAHVDNWRWAGVSFYLRTGKRCPERRTEITIQFKCVPHSMFAGRGATSTPNRLVISIQPEENITLELMAKRPGLDRGGIRLQEVPLAIGRADAFEDTRRRIAYERLLLDLIEGDPTLFVRRDEVEAQWQWIDGIRAAWASAGQKPRPYASGTWGPSAAIALIERDGRSWND, from the coding sequence ATGCCCGACAAGGCCACGACCCTGATCCTCTTCGGCGCGACCGGCGATCTTGCCGCGCGCATGCTCCTGCCCTCGCTCTACGGGCTGGTCCTCGACGACCTCCTGCCGCCGAGCCTCAGGATCGTCGCGACGGCGCGCTCGGCGCATGACGATGCGAGCTTCCGCGCGCTGGCACGGACCGCGCTCGCCGAGCATGTCCCGGCCGCCTTCTTCGACGAGGCCGCCGCCGACCGCTTCCTCGAGCGGGTGACCTATGTCACGCTCGATGCGACCGACGCCGCAGGCTATCAGCGGCTGGCCGAGGCCGCGGGGACCCCGGGCGAGACCGCCATCTTCCTCTCGACCGCGCCCTCCTTGTTCAAGCCGACCATCGACAATCTCGCCGCGGTCGGCCTTGCCGGCGACCATGTCCGGCTCGCCCTCGAGAAGCCGCTCGGCTCCGACCTCGCCTCGAGCCGCGAGATCAACGACGCGGTCGCCTCGGCCTTCCCCGAGGAGCGGACCTTCCGGATCGACCATTATCTCGGCAAGGAGACGGTCCAGAACCTGCTGGCCCTGCGCTTCGCCAACCTGCTGTTCGAGCCGGTGTGGAGCTCGAACCACATCGACCATGTCCAGATCACGGTCTCCGAGACGATCGGGCTCGAGGGCCGCGGCGACTATTATGACGGGGCCGGCGCGCTTCGCGACATGGTCCAGAACCACATGCTCCAGCTCCTCGCCCTGGTCGCGATGGAGCCGCCCTCCGCCTTCGACGCGACCGCGGTGCGCGACGAGAAGGTGAAGGTGCTCCGCTCGCTCCGTCCGATGCGGGTCGAGGACAGCGTCACCGGCCAATATGGCTCGGGCGCGGTCACGGGCAAGCCGGTCGGAAGCTATGTCGAGGACCTGGGCCGCGCGAGCGAGACCGAGACCTTCGTGGCCTTGAAGGCGCATGTCGACAACTGGCGGTGGGCGGGCGTTTCCTTCTACCTGCGCACCGGCAAGCGCTGCCCCGAGCGGCGGACCGAGATCACCATCCAGTTCAAATGCGTGCCCCACTCGATGTTCGCCGGCCGCGGCGCGACCTCGACCCCCAACCGGCTGGTGATCTCGATCCAGCCCGAGGAGAACATCACCCTCGAGCTGATGGCCAAGCGTCCGGGCCTCGACCGGGGCGGGATCCGGTTGCAGGAAGTGCCGCTGGCAATCGGCCGGGCCGACGCTTTCGAGGATACCCGCCGACGGATCGCCTACGAGCGGCTGCTGCTTGATCTCATCGAGGGCGATCCCACCTTGTTCGTGCGCCGCGACGAGGTGGAGGCCCAGTGGCAGTGGATCGACGGGATCCGTGCCGCCTGGGCCAGCGCCGGGCAAAAGCCCCGGCCTTATGCTTCGGGGACCTGGGGGCCGTCGGCCGCCATCGCGTTGATCGAGCGTGATGGGAGAAGCTGGAATGACTAG
- a CDS encoding alpha/beta hydrolase, which produces MRGLFAFLLLLVAAASPAAAADDGRFVERDVASSAFGPIHVTLWLPPGYDRDTGRRYPVVYMQDAQNLFFLDRSNFRKVWAADKAALGLIRSGKVAPFIIVGIDQPGKERYQRYFPVKVPSEPMREFIAKGAGPLQGDGYVAFMADELKPLIDRDYRTRPQPRFTAIAGSSMGGLISIYTLAERPDVFGKAAAVSTHTPLIDPDMLGKAPGLAATIQGSWRNYLYHQLGAPKGRKLWMDHGTATLDQYYAPYQSVVDAEIHRLGWTDKQFRTRVYPGAEHEENAWARRLPEIFGWLLSDWKP; this is translated from the coding sequence ATGCGCGGCCTCTTTGCCTTCCTGCTCCTGCTGGTGGCGGCGGCGAGCCCGGCAGCGGCGGCGGACGATGGCCGGTTCGTCGAGCGCGACGTCGCTTCCTCGGCCTTCGGGCCGATCCACGTCACGCTGTGGCTGCCGCCCGGCTACGACCGCGACACGGGCCGCCGTTATCCGGTCGTCTACATGCAGGACGCCCAGAACCTGTTCTTCCTCGACCGCTCGAACTTCCGGAAGGTGTGGGCGGCGGACAAGGCGGCGCTGGGCCTCATTCGCAGCGGCAAGGTCGCGCCCTTCATCATCGTCGGCATCGATCAGCCGGGCAAGGAGCGCTACCAGCGCTACTTCCCGGTCAAGGTGCCGAGCGAGCCCATGCGCGAGTTCATCGCCAAGGGGGCGGGACCGCTGCAGGGCGACGGCTATGTCGCCTTCATGGCCGATGAGCTGAAGCCCCTGATCGACCGCGATTATCGAACCCGCCCACAGCCGCGCTTCACAGCCATTGCCGGGAGCAGCATGGGCGGCCTCATCAGCATCTATACGCTCGCCGAGCGGCCCGACGTGTTCGGCAAGGCAGCGGCGGTGTCGACCCACACGCCGCTGATCGACCCCGACATGCTCGGCAAGGCGCCGGGGCTCGCCGCGACGATCCAGGGCAGCTGGCGCAATTATCTCTATCACCAGCTCGGGGCACCCAAGGGCCGCAAGCTGTGGATGGATCATGGCACCGCGACGCTCGACCAATATTACGCACCCTACCAAAGCGTGGTCGACGCCGAGATCCATCGGCTCGGCTGGACCGACAAGCAGTTCCGCACCCGGGTCTATCCGGGCGCCGAGCATGAGGAAAATGCCTGGGCGCGCCGCCTGCCCGAGATTTTCGGCTGGCTGCTGAGCGACTGGAAGCCGTGA
- a CDS encoding alpha-amylase family glycosyl hydrolase, translated as MPAVETSQPWWRGATIYQIYPRSFVDSNGDGIGDLPGITARLEHVSSLGADAVWISPFFTSPMHDFGYDVADYRSVDPIFGTLADFDALVARAHGLGLKVLIDLVFAHTSNEHAWFTESRESRTNPKADWYVWADPKPDGSPPSNWQSVFGGPSWTWDARREQYFMHNFLKEQPQLNGHHPEVQQALLDIVRFWLDRGVDGFRFDAVNFMMHDRQLTDNPPVSNPAQRTRPFDFQHHLHNQSQPEIPLFLKRVRQLLDERGAFAVAEVGGEQAYREMHDYTAPGRLHSAYGFDYLYAPELTPELVARTSARWPDDDDKGWPSWAFENHDAPRALSRWVAPEHQAQFARMKMLLLAALRGSIIIYQGEELGLTQVEVPFELLQDPEAIANWPQTLSRDGVRTPLPWTASEVGHGFTHGTPWLPFGTDHAALSVDRQDEDPHSLLNFTRRAIALRNDHPALRWGRLDIIRADDHALVFERTHEGQRLRCSFNLGSRPVTFDRDGRTLFVTGTVDAGEAAAYSASIEEL; from the coding sequence ATGCCCGCCGTCGAGACGAGCCAACCCTGGTGGCGCGGCGCCACCATCTACCAGATCTATCCGCGCAGCTTCGTCGACTCGAACGGTGACGGGATCGGCGACCTGCCCGGGATTACCGCCCGGCTCGAGCATGTGTCATCGCTCGGTGCCGACGCGGTGTGGATCTCGCCCTTCTTCACCTCGCCGATGCACGACTTCGGCTATGACGTGGCGGACTATCGCTCGGTCGATCCAATCTTCGGCACGCTCGCGGATTTCGACGCGCTCGTCGCGCGCGCCCACGGGCTCGGGCTCAAGGTCCTGATCGACCTCGTCTTCGCGCATACCAGCAACGAGCATGCCTGGTTCACCGAGAGCCGGGAAAGCCGCACCAATCCCAAGGCCGACTGGTACGTCTGGGCCGATCCCAAGCCCGACGGCTCGCCGCCGAGCAACTGGCAGTCGGTGTTCGGCGGGCCGAGCTGGACCTGGGACGCGCGGCGCGAACAATATTTCATGCACAATTTCCTGAAGGAGCAGCCGCAGCTCAACGGGCATCATCCCGAGGTCCAGCAGGCGCTGCTCGACATCGTGCGTTTCTGGCTCGATCGCGGGGTCGACGGCTTCCGCTTCGACGCGGTCAACTTCATGATGCACGATCGCCAGCTGACCGATAATCCGCCGGTCAGCAATCCGGCGCAGCGGACCCGCCCGTTCGATTTCCAGCACCATCTCCACAACCAGTCGCAGCCCGAGATTCCGCTGTTCCTCAAGCGCGTGCGCCAACTGCTCGACGAGCGCGGCGCCTTCGCGGTCGCCGAGGTCGGGGGCGAGCAGGCCTATCGGGAGATGCACGATTATACGGCGCCCGGCCGGCTCCACAGCGCTTATGGCTTCGACTATCTCTACGCGCCCGAGCTGACCCCCGAGCTTGTCGCGCGGACGAGCGCGCGCTGGCCCGATGACGACGACAAGGGCTGGCCGAGCTGGGCGTTCGAGAACCATGACGCGCCCCGCGCGCTGTCCCGCTGGGTCGCGCCCGAGCATCAGGCGCAATTCGCGCGAATGAAGATGCTGCTGCTGGCGGCGCTGCGCGGCTCGATCATCATCTACCAGGGCGAGGAACTGGGGCTGACCCAGGTCGAGGTCCCGTTCGAGCTGCTCCAGGACCCCGAGGCTATCGCCAACTGGCCGCAGACGCTGAGCCGCGACGGGGTGCGGACGCCGCTTCCGTGGACCGCGAGCGAGGTCGGCCATGGCTTTACGCACGGAACGCCCTGGCTGCCCTTCGGCACCGACCATGCGGCGCTGAGCGTCGACCGGCAGGACGAGGATCCGCACTCGCTGCTCAATTTCACCCGCCGCGCCATCGCGTTGCGCAACGACCATCCGGCGCTGCGCTGGGGCCGGCTCGACATCATCCGCGCCGACGATCACGCGCTGGTGTTCGAGCGGACGCACGAAGGCCAGCGCCTCCGTTGCAGCTTCAATCTCGGCAGCCGCCCGGTCACCTTCGACCGGGACGGTCGGACCCTGTTCGTTACCGGCACGGTCGACGCCGGTGAGGCCGCCGCTTATTCGGCTTCCATCGAGGAACTCTGA
- a CDS encoding tryptophan halogenase family protein, with protein MTRPPPASVIILGGGTAGWMAANLLQKRWGSAGTIITLIESRDIGIIGVGEGSTPQLKAFFDELGIAEAEWMPRCNATYKAGIEFAGWSDRPGYERYFHPFATAVDPFTEPTFFTATALRRRGGDVPAHPDPYFLATRIAREGRAPLAPANFPFDIGYGYHFDAYLVGATLRDFAVASGVRHETATIAEVSLDESGDIASLRSDDGRTFAADLYLDASGFRATLIEGALKEPHRGFGENLFNDSAVVTPTPLPAAGARAMTSATAASAGWIWHIPLTSRAGNGYVYSSRYLDRDDAAAELRRHCGLAEDAEVRHLSMKCGRAERSWVRNCLAIGLAQGFLEPLEATALHIVLATVKGFTAAWEQDDRDGFNAAIARRYEGIRDYIVCHYRTAQRRDTDYWRDATSHDRLSDSLKQLITTWFTGGDLEAEVHRQEIAAYYAPMSWHVMLAGYGNFPPDERARPLPASPVDLDAVERFVHGCALNFPTHAEALSRLSAA; from the coding sequence GTGACCCGACCACCGCCGGCATCGGTCATCATCCTCGGCGGGGGAACGGCGGGCTGGATGGCCGCCAACCTGCTCCAGAAGCGCTGGGGGTCGGCGGGCACCATCATCACCCTCATCGAAAGCAGGGACATCGGCATCATCGGGGTGGGCGAGGGCTCGACCCCGCAACTGAAGGCCTTCTTCGACGAGCTCGGGATCGCCGAGGCCGAATGGATGCCGCGCTGCAACGCGACCTACAAGGCGGGGATCGAATTCGCCGGCTGGTCCGACCGGCCCGGCTACGAGCGCTATTTCCACCCCTTCGCGACCGCGGTCGATCCGTTCACCGAACCGACCTTCTTCACGGCGACCGCCCTTCGTCGGCGAGGCGGCGACGTGCCCGCGCACCCCGATCCCTATTTCCTGGCGACCCGGATCGCGCGCGAGGGCCGGGCCCCGCTGGCACCCGCCAATTTCCCGTTCGACATCGGCTACGGCTATCATTTCGACGCTTACCTCGTCGGAGCCACCCTGCGCGACTTCGCGGTGGCGAGCGGGGTCCGCCACGAGACCGCAACCATCGCCGAGGTCAGCCTCGACGAGAGCGGCGACATCGCCAGCCTGCGATCCGACGATGGACGGACCTTCGCCGCCGACCTCTATCTCGATGCGAGCGGCTTTCGCGCGACGCTGATCGAAGGCGCATTGAAGGAGCCGCATCGCGGCTTCGGCGAGAACCTGTTCAACGACAGCGCGGTGGTCACCCCGACCCCCCTCCCCGCCGCAGGCGCGAGGGCGATGACCTCGGCCACCGCCGCCAGCGCGGGCTGGATCTGGCACATCCCGCTGACCAGTCGCGCGGGCAACGGCTATGTCTATTCGAGCCGGTATCTCGACCGCGATGACGCCGCCGCCGAGCTTCGCCGCCACTGCGGCCTCGCCGAAGACGCCGAGGTCCGTCACCTGTCGATGAAGTGCGGCCGGGCCGAGCGGAGCTGGGTCAGGAACTGCCTCGCCATCGGACTTGCCCAGGGCTTCCTCGAACCGCTCGAGGCGACCGCGCTCCATATCGTGCTGGCGACGGTGAAGGGCTTCACCGCGGCGTGGGAGCAGGACGATCGCGACGGCTTCAACGCCGCCATCGCCCGCCGCTACGAGGGCATTCGCGACTATATCGTCTGCCACTATCGCACCGCGCAGCGGCGCGACACCGACTATTGGCGCGATGCGACCAGCCACGATCGCCTCAGCGACAGCCTCAAGCAGCTGATCACGACCTGGTTCACCGGCGGCGATCTCGAGGCCGAGGTGCACAGACAGGAAATTGCGGCTTATTACGCCCCCATGTCCTGGCACGTGATGCTCGCCGGCTACGGCAATTTCCCGCCCGACGAGCGCGCCCGGCCCCTGCCCGCGAGCCCGGTCGACCTCGACGCGGTCGAGCGTTTCGTCCACGGCTGCGCGCTCAACTTTCCCACCCACGCGGAGGCGCTGTCGCGCCTCTCCGCCGCATAG
- a CDS encoding alpha-amylase family glycosyl hydrolase encodes MRDARGGCCVTFLTLLAAAALQPSTPADFRSRLPEDEVIYFLLPDRFDNGDPKNDRGGLKGDRLKTGFDPASKGFYNGGDLKGLTRRLDYLQGLGVTAIWFAPIFKNKPVQGPKGQESAGYHGYWVTDFTSVDPHFGTNAEFKAFVDAAHARGMKVYMDIITNHTADVIKFAECEAAKACPYRSIADYPYQRRGGPGGAAINPGFTGETDRSPENFARLTDPNYAYTISTPKAELKTKVPAWLNDPLLYHNRGDSTFTGESSTMGDFVGLDDLMTENPKVVAGFIDVYGSWIDRFGIDGFRIDTARHVNPEFWQQFAPAMKARAAARGIPNFHIFGEVYDDSGEPGRLAQHTVRDQLPAVLDFAFFATTVKAVARNQPTELFRGLLSQDVLYAKGDATARQLPTFLGNHDAGRFASYVRSENPKASPEELLQRVMLGNVLLFTWRGVPTVYYGDEQGIVGRGGDQDSRQTLFPSKVATYNDDPLLGTDRTTAVENFRTDHPLYRMVAELSAIRRGSEALRRGDARILATEDKPGLLAFSRTSASDRVIVAVNTSTEAITRNIAVPTDVSSLARLSGACPAAVIAPGTIRVTLPAFGHAICRAAN; translated from the coding sequence ATGCGGGACGCCCGCGGAGGTTGCTGCGTGACGTTCCTGACCCTGCTTGCGGCCGCCGCGCTGCAACCCTCGACCCCGGCCGATTTCCGCAGCCGCCTGCCCGAAGACGAGGTGATCTACTTCCTGCTGCCCGACCGGTTCGACAATGGCGATCCGAAGAATGATCGCGGTGGTCTCAAGGGTGACCGACTGAAGACCGGCTTCGACCCGGCGTCCAAGGGCTTCTACAACGGCGGCGACCTCAAGGGGCTGACCCGCCGGCTCGATTACCTGCAGGGGCTGGGCGTCACCGCCATCTGGTTCGCGCCGATCTTCAAGAACAAGCCGGTGCAGGGTCCCAAGGGCCAGGAGAGCGCGGGCTATCACGGCTATTGGGTGACCGACTTCACCTCGGTCGATCCGCATTTCGGCACCAACGCCGAATTCAAGGCCTTCGTCGACGCGGCCCATGCGCGCGGCATGAAGGTCTACATGGACATCATCACCAACCACACGGCGGACGTCATCAAGTTCGCCGAGTGCGAGGCGGCCAAGGCCTGCCCCTATCGCTCGATCGCCGATTATCCCTACCAGCGGCGCGGTGGACCGGGCGGCGCGGCAATCAATCCCGGCTTCACCGGCGAGACCGACCGTTCACCGGAGAATTTCGCCAGGCTGACCGATCCCAATTACGCCTACACGATCAGCACGCCCAAGGCCGAGCTGAAGACCAAGGTGCCGGCCTGGCTCAACGATCCGCTGCTCTACCATAATCGCGGCGACAGCACCTTCACCGGCGAGAGCTCGACCATGGGCGATTTCGTCGGGCTCGACGACCTCATGACCGAAAATCCCAAGGTCGTGGCCGGCTTCATCGACGTCTATGGCAGCTGGATCGACCGGTTCGGGATCGACGGCTTCCGGATCGATACCGCGCGGCACGTGAACCCCGAATTCTGGCAGCAGTTCGCGCCGGCGATGAAGGCCCGGGCAGCCGCGCGCGGGATCCCGAACTTTCACATCTTCGGCGAGGTCTATGACGACAGCGGCGAACCGGGACGGCTGGCGCAGCACACGGTCCGCGACCAGCTGCCCGCGGTCCTCGACTTCGCCTTCTTCGCCACCACGGTGAAGGCGGTCGCGCGCAACCAGCCGACCGAACTGTTCCGCGGCCTCCTCTCGCAGGACGTGCTCTACGCCAAGGGCGACGCGACCGCGCGGCAGTTGCCGACCTTCCTCGGCAATCACGACGCCGGCCGCTTCGCTTCCTACGTCCGAAGCGAGAATCCGAAGGCCAGCCCCGAGGAACTGCTCCAGCGGGTGATGCTCGGCAACGTGCTGCTGTTCACCTGGCGCGGCGTGCCGACGGTCTATTATGGCGACGAGCAGGGCATCGTCGGCCGCGGCGGCGACCAGGACAGCCGCCAGACGCTCTTCCCGTCGAAGGTCGCAACCTACAACGACGATCCGCTGCTTGGGACCGACCGCACCACCGCGGTCGAGAACTTCCGGACCGACCATCCGCTCTATCGGATGGTGGCCGAGCTATCGGCGATCCGGCGGGGCAGCGAGGCGCTGCGCCGCGGCGACGCGCGGATCCTCGCCACTGAGGACAAGCCGGGCCTGCTGGCCTTCTCGCGGACCTCGGCGAGCGACCGCGTGATCGTGGCGGTCAACACCTCGACGGAAGCGATCACCCGCAACATCGCGGTACCGACCGACGTCTCCTCGCTCGCCCGCCTGTCGGGTGCCTGCCCGGCCGCGGTGATCGCGCCCGGCACCATCCGCGTCACCCTTCCCGCCTTCGGACATGCGATCTGCCGTGCCGCAAACTGA